The following proteins are co-located in the Conyzicola lurida genome:
- a CDS encoding YoaK family protein has product MKNRLQAHPAGLHLGLMLALTFSTGIIDAVGYLGLDRVFTGNMTGNVVILGMALTGADDLPIIGPIIALVLFLLGALIAGRTLRPVAAGWSGRSTILFTVVGVIILAAAVPLLLVAEPAEPLAFAVTGALGLAMGMQAGAARHIGVKDVTTVVVTSTLVGLAFDSKFGGNSGQQWKRRAGAVLLIGLGALVGGLLLNVHIGLGMAVAAVITLVCALLGHIGRPHTA; this is encoded by the coding sequence ATGAAAAACCGTCTGCAGGCGCACCCCGCCGGCCTCCACCTGGGCCTGATGCTCGCCCTCACGTTCTCGACCGGCATCATCGACGCGGTCGGCTATCTCGGCCTCGACCGGGTTTTCACCGGCAACATGACCGGCAACGTCGTGATCCTCGGCATGGCCCTCACAGGCGCCGACGACCTGCCCATCATCGGGCCGATCATCGCCCTCGTGCTGTTCCTGCTCGGCGCGCTCATCGCCGGCCGCACCCTGCGCCCCGTCGCCGCCGGCTGGTCGGGACGCAGCACGATCCTGTTTACCGTCGTCGGCGTCATCATCCTCGCGGCCGCCGTGCCGCTGCTGCTCGTCGCCGAGCCGGCCGAACCGCTCGCCTTCGCCGTGACTGGCGCGCTCGGCCTCGCCATGGGAATGCAGGCGGGTGCCGCGCGCCACATCGGCGTGAAGGACGTCACGACCGTCGTCGTGACGTCGACCCTCGTCGGCCTCGCCTTCGACTCGAAGTTCGGCGGCAACTCCGGCCAGCAGTGGAAGCGCCGCGCGGGCGCCGTGCTGCTCATCGGCCTGGGCGCCCTCGTCGGCGGCCTGCTGTTGAACGTTCACATCGGGCTCGGGATGGCGGTGGCCGCCGTCATCACTCTGGTGTGCGCGCTGCTCGGGCACATCGGGCGGCCCCACACGGCGTAG
- a CDS encoding sulfate/molybdate ABC transporter ATP-binding protein → MSFTLDARVDARDVDLAITVQRGETVAVLGPNGAGKSTLLGLAAGLLRADSGSATLDGATLFDAATFVPPHSRGVSLLAQDALLFPHLSVLENVAFGPRSAGVRAAAARSMARDWLGEVDALEFASRRPAELSGGQAQRIAVARALAAGPKLLLLDEPLAALDISVAPAVRRMLRRVLADRTALIVTHDILDAYTLADRVIVVDGGRVVEEGPTRSVLERPRTAFTAGLASLSVLTGERTATGLWTAGGDIAAPSDLPVGTAVAAAIRPAAVSVSLEEPREVNRLRGTVRDLEPRGDVIRVRSDLLSADVAPAVVADLDLALGTPVWFAFGAADVQVYAR, encoded by the coding sequence ATGAGCTTCACCCTCGACGCCCGAGTCGACGCGCGCGACGTCGACCTCGCGATCACCGTGCAGCGCGGCGAGACCGTCGCGGTGCTCGGGCCGAACGGCGCCGGAAAGTCGACGCTGCTCGGTCTGGCCGCAGGGCTGTTGCGCGCCGATTCGGGCAGCGCGACGCTCGACGGCGCGACCCTGTTCGACGCCGCGACGTTCGTGCCGCCGCACAGCCGTGGCGTCTCGCTGCTCGCACAGGACGCGCTGCTCTTCCCGCACCTGAGCGTGCTGGAGAACGTCGCGTTCGGGCCGCGCAGCGCGGGAGTGCGCGCGGCTGCCGCGCGATCCATGGCGCGCGACTGGCTCGGCGAGGTGGACGCGCTGGAGTTCGCGTCCCGCCGCCCGGCCGAGCTCTCGGGCGGGCAGGCTCAGCGCATCGCCGTCGCGCGGGCCCTCGCCGCGGGCCCGAAGCTGCTGCTGCTCGACGAGCCGCTCGCCGCGCTCGACATCTCGGTCGCCCCGGCCGTCCGCCGCATGCTGCGCCGCGTGCTCGCCGACCGCACGGCGCTCATCGTGACGCACGACATCCTCGACGCGTACACGCTCGCCGACCGGGTCATCGTGGTCGACGGCGGACGCGTGGTGGAGGAGGGGCCGACGCGCTCGGTTCTGGAGCGGCCGCGCACCGCGTTCACCGCGGGGCTCGCGTCGCTGAGCGTGCTGACGGGCGAGCGCACGGCGACGGGCCTGTGGACCGCCGGCGGGGACATCGCCGCCCCGAGCGACCTGCCCGTCGGCACCGCGGTCGCCGCGGCGATCCGGCCGGCCGCGGTGAGCGTGAGCCTCGAGGAACCTCGGGAGGTCAATCGGCTGCGCGGCACGGTGCGCGATCTCGAGCCGCGCGGGGACGTCATCCGGGTGCGGTCCGACCTGCTGTCGGCGGATGTCGCACCCGCCGTGGTTGCCGACCTCGACCTCGCGCTGGGCACGCCGGTGTGGTTCGCGTTCGGTGCGGCGGACGTGCAGGTGTATGCGCGGTGA
- a CDS encoding ABC transporter permease has translation MPTRTSVPRWVVAVAAIGALFVLLPLAAMVLRVNWAEFVPLVTSEASVDALWLSLRTSLAATALCIVLGVPLALVLARATFPGQRLVRSLVLLPLVLPPVVGGIALLYTFGRRGLIGEHLDALGITIAFSTTAVVLAQTFVALPFLVLSLEGALRTVGTRYEEVGATLGAAPSTVLRRITLPLVLPALVSGAVLSFARALGEFGATLTFAGSLQGTTRTLPLEIYLQRETSPDTAVALSLVLVVVAVVVVGIAYQAGSTDFLRSSFGSRSASRRADDA, from the coding sequence GTGCCCACGCGCACGAGCGTGCCGCGCTGGGTCGTCGCCGTCGCGGCGATCGGCGCGCTCTTCGTGCTGCTTCCGCTGGCGGCGATGGTGCTCCGCGTCAACTGGGCGGAGTTCGTCCCGCTCGTGACGAGCGAGGCGTCGGTCGACGCGCTCTGGCTCAGCCTGCGCACGTCGCTCGCCGCGACCGCCCTGTGCATCGTGCTCGGTGTGCCGCTCGCGCTCGTGCTGGCCCGTGCGACGTTCCCGGGCCAACGACTGGTGCGCTCGCTCGTGCTGTTGCCGCTCGTGCTGCCGCCCGTCGTCGGCGGCATCGCGCTGCTCTACACGTTCGGGCGCCGCGGTCTGATCGGCGAGCACCTGGACGCGCTCGGAATCACGATCGCGTTCTCCACCACCGCGGTCGTGCTGGCGCAGACCTTCGTGGCGCTGCCCTTTCTCGTGCTCAGCCTCGAGGGCGCGCTGCGCACGGTCGGCACGCGCTACGAGGAGGTCGGGGCGACGCTGGGCGCCGCGCCATCCACCGTCCTTCGACGCATCACCCTGCCGCTCGTGCTGCCGGCCCTCGTCTCGGGAGCCGTGCTGTCGTTCGCCCGTGCCCTCGGCGAGTTCGGCGCCACCCTGACCTTCGCCGGCAGCCTGCAGGGCACCACGCGCACTCTGCCGCTGGAGATCTACCTGCAGCGCGAGACGTCGCCCGACACCGCGGTCGCCCTCTCGCTCGTGCTCGTCGTCGTCGCGGTGGTCGTCGTCGGCATCGCCTACCAGGCCGGCAGCACCGACTTTCTGCGGTCGTCGTTCGGTTCGCGATCGGCTTCCAGACGGGCGGATGACGCATGA
- the modA gene encoding molybdate ABC transporter substrate-binding protein — protein MEKLSALAIGAVLAVALAGCAGTADTPAESTPAAADALRGSITVFAAASLTATFTELASQFEAAHPDTTVELNFAGSSDLVTQITEGAPADVFASADTKNMGKVTDADLAEGDPVDFATNVLEIAVPPGNPAGIDNFADLAGPDVKLVVCAPAVPCGAATVAVETASGVDLAPVSEESAVTDVLGKVTSGEADAGLVYVTDVIGAGDAVEGIEFDESAEAVNTYPIVALGDSEAPDVAQAFVDFVAGDEGRSVLEAAGFGAP, from the coding sequence ATGGAGAAGCTGTCCGCCCTCGCCATCGGAGCGGTGCTCGCCGTGGCGCTCGCCGGGTGCGCCGGCACGGCCGACACCCCGGCGGAGTCGACGCCCGCCGCCGCGGACGCCCTCCGAGGTTCGATCACGGTGTTCGCCGCGGCATCCCTCACGGCCACGTTCACCGAGCTCGCCTCGCAGTTCGAGGCGGCCCACCCCGACACGACCGTCGAGCTGAACTTCGCCGGATCGTCCGACCTGGTCACGCAGATCACCGAGGGTGCGCCCGCCGACGTCTTCGCCTCGGCCGACACCAAGAATATGGGCAAGGTCACCGACGCCGACCTCGCCGAGGGCGACCCGGTCGACTTCGCCACCAACGTGCTCGAAATCGCGGTTCCCCCGGGCAACCCCGCGGGCATCGACAACTTTGCCGACCTCGCAGGCCCCGACGTGAAGCTCGTCGTCTGCGCGCCCGCCGTGCCGTGTGGCGCGGCCACCGTCGCGGTCGAGACCGCCTCGGGCGTCGACCTCGCCCCCGTGAGCGAGGAGTCGGCCGTGACCGACGTGCTCGGCAAGGTCACCTCCGGCGAAGCCGACGCCGGACTCGTCTACGTCACCGACGTCATCGGTGCGGGCGACGCGGTCGAGGGCATCGAGTTCGACGAGTCCGCCGAAGCCGTCAACACCTACCCGATCGTCGCGCTCGGCGACTCCGAGGCACCCGACGTCGCCCAGGCGTTCGTCGACTTCGTCGCGGGCGACGAGGGCCGGAGCGTGCTCGAGGCGGCCGGGTTCGGGGCGCCCTAG
- a CDS encoding TOBE domain-containing protein has translation MTQFRVSEAAALLGVSDDTVRRWADAGRLTLTRPTTGPAFVDGAELASLSLELAAESALAAAFPASRASARNRITGIVTKVTKDGVMAQVELQAGPFRLVSLMSREAADELGLEPGSLAVASAKATTIVVELPETPK, from the coding sequence GTGACGCAATTCCGCGTCAGCGAGGCGGCGGCCCTGCTCGGCGTCAGCGACGACACCGTCAGGCGATGGGCGGATGCCGGTCGGCTGACACTTACGCGGCCGACGACCGGACCGGCGTTCGTCGACGGCGCCGAACTCGCCTCCCTCTCGCTCGAGCTCGCGGCCGAGTCCGCGCTCGCCGCGGCCTTCCCGGCTTCGCGCGCGTCGGCCCGCAACCGGATCACCGGCATCGTCACGAAGGTGACGAAAGACGGCGTGATGGCCCAGGTCGAGCTGCAGGCCGGCCCGTTCCGGCTGGTCTCGCTGATGAGCCGCGAGGCCGCCGACGAGCTCGGGCTCGAACCCGGATCCCTCGCGGTCGCGAGCGCGAAAGCCACCACGATCGTCGTCGAACTCCCCGAGACGCCTAAGTGA
- a CDS encoding ThiF family adenylyltransferase: MPSSALPNRYARQLALPGFGLDAQRALATARVLVIGAGGLGSAVIPALAAAGVGTVGVIDDDTVELSNLHRQTIHGQADVGGPKVASAASRVAAINPGTTVVAIPERLGRDTALDLFAGYDLVIDGSDNFPTRYLANDAAAITGIPLVWGAVSQYAGQVGVAWAAKGPQYRDLFPTPPPAGSVLSCEQGGVFPTVVAVIGSVMAGEALKVLTGVGEPLIGRVTTFDSLSGGFRELAYQRDPEAAPITELIDYDAFCGVTPTESGTAMSDDTVTPAELSAILERGDDVVLLDVREPWEASIVSLPDSLLVPLGSLESVIDKLDPAEEFILYCHHGTRSEMALQLLTQHGFVHARHLGGGIEAYAREIDPGMARY; encoded by the coding sequence ATGCCCTCCAGCGCCTTGCCGAACAGGTACGCCCGCCAGCTCGCGCTTCCGGGCTTCGGCCTCGACGCCCAGCGCGCCCTCGCCACCGCCCGCGTCCTGGTGATCGGAGCCGGCGGCCTCGGCAGCGCGGTCATCCCCGCCCTCGCCGCGGCGGGCGTCGGCACCGTCGGCGTGATCGACGACGACACGGTCGAACTGAGCAACCTGCACCGGCAGACGATCCATGGGCAGGCGGATGTCGGTGGCCCCAAGGTCGCGTCGGCCGCGTCCCGCGTGGCCGCCATCAACCCCGGCACGACCGTCGTCGCGATCCCCGAGCGTCTCGGCCGCGACACCGCGCTCGACCTGTTCGCCGGCTACGACCTCGTGATCGACGGCAGCGACAACTTCCCCACGCGGTACCTCGCCAACGATGCCGCCGCCATCACCGGCATCCCGCTCGTCTGGGGCGCCGTCTCGCAGTACGCCGGCCAGGTCGGAGTTGCCTGGGCCGCGAAGGGGCCGCAGTACCGCGACCTGTTCCCCACCCCGCCTCCCGCGGGCAGCGTGTTGTCCTGCGAGCAGGGCGGGGTCTTCCCGACCGTCGTCGCGGTGATCGGCTCGGTCATGGCGGGCGAGGCGCTCAAGGTGCTCACCGGCGTCGGCGAACCGCTGATCGGCCGGGTCACCACGTTCGACTCGCTCAGCGGCGGATTCCGCGAGCTCGCCTACCAGCGCGACCCCGAGGCCGCGCCCATTACCGAACTGATCGACTACGACGCCTTCTGCGGCGTCACCCCGACCGAAAGTGGAACCGCCATGAGCGACGACACCGTCACACCCGCCGAACTGTCCGCCATCCTCGAACGGGGCGACGACGTCGTGCTGCTCGACGTGCGCGAACCGTGGGAGGCGAGCATCGTCAGCCTCCCCGACTCGCTGCTCGTGCCGCTGGGCTCGCTCGAGAGCGTCATCGACAAGCTCGACCCGGCCGAGGAGTTCATCCTCTACTGCCACCACGGCACCCGCTCCGAGATGGCCCTGCAACTGCTCACGCAGCACGGCTTCGTCCACGCGCGCCACCTCGGGGGCGGGATCGAGGCGTACGCTCGCGAGATCGACCCCGGCATGGCCCGCTACTGA
- the glp gene encoding molybdopterin molybdotransferase MoeA: MAHTSVDEHAALIRSLVALPTTTETVDLWSALGRVTVAPILSPVDLPLFRNSQMDGFAVRSAEVSAGTSLPIVGEVAASPGEPAPLEPGTTVRIMTGAMVPAGADAVIPVEDTTVVGGTVTIHRARSLGEYVRDRGSDTREGDELLPAGLRLASRHLAVLAAAGIARVEVRTRLRAVVISTGAELTRPEHGVAILPGQIYDSNSVALDAAARAAGADVTHALFNGNDESSELRGAMLVASSDADLILTSGGISMGEHEVVRDFLGEIGGAIGHIAMQPGGPQATGTFAGVPIVSFPGNPVSTQISFEVFVAPILREYAGLPAAVRVSRELTVDVRSIPGKRQFLRGRTVGGGRVEPVAGPSSHLVAGMAASDVLIDVPETTTELKAGDTVETIEL; this comes from the coding sequence ATGGCGCACACCTCCGTCGACGAGCACGCGGCGCTGATCCGCTCCCTCGTCGCGCTGCCGACGACGACAGAGACGGTCGACCTGTGGTCGGCGCTCGGCCGCGTCACCGTCGCGCCGATCCTCTCCCCCGTCGACCTGCCGCTGTTCCGCAACTCGCAGATGGACGGGTTCGCCGTGCGTTCCGCCGAGGTCTCCGCGGGCACCTCGCTGCCGATCGTCGGCGAGGTCGCCGCGAGCCCCGGCGAGCCCGCGCCGCTCGAGCCGGGCACCACCGTGCGCATCATGACCGGGGCCATGGTCCCCGCGGGGGCCGACGCCGTCATTCCCGTCGAGGACACCACCGTCGTCGGCGGCACGGTCACCATCCACCGCGCACGCTCGCTCGGCGAGTACGTGCGCGACCGCGGCTCCGACACCCGCGAGGGCGACGAGCTGCTGCCCGCCGGGCTCCGGCTCGCGTCGCGCCACCTCGCCGTGCTCGCCGCCGCAGGTATCGCCCGGGTCGAGGTGCGCACCCGCCTGCGCGCGGTGGTCATCTCCACGGGCGCCGAACTCACCCGGCCCGAGCACGGCGTCGCGATCCTGCCCGGCCAGATCTACGACTCGAACAGCGTCGCGCTCGACGCCGCGGCCCGCGCGGCCGGGGCCGACGTCACCCACGCGCTGTTCAACGGCAACGACGAGTCGTCGGAGCTGCGCGGCGCCATGCTCGTCGCGTCATCCGATGCCGATCTCATCCTCACCTCGGGCGGGATCTCGATGGGCGAGCACGAGGTGGTGCGCGACTTCCTCGGCGAGATCGGCGGGGCGATCGGGCACATCGCGATGCAACCCGGCGGACCGCAGGCGACCGGCACTTTCGCGGGGGTGCCGATCGTCAGCTTCCCCGGGAATCCGGTCAGCACGCAGATCTCGTTCGAGGTGTTCGTGGCCCCGATCCTGCGCGAGTACGCCGGGCTGCCCGCCGCCGTGCGGGTGTCGCGCGAGCTGACCGTCGACGTGCGGTCCATCCCGGGCAAACGCCAGTTTCTGCGCGGACGCACGGTCGGCGGTGGCAGAGTGGAACCCGTCGCCGGGCCGAGCTCGCACCTCGTCGCCGGGATGGCCGCATCCGATGTCCTGATCGATGTGCCGGAAACCACCACCGAACTGAAAGCGGGCGACACCGTGGAAACGATCGAACTGTGA
- the moaCB gene encoding bifunctional molybdenum cofactor biosynthesis protein MoaC/MoaB, producing the protein MSGALTHLDSDGRARMVDVGNKEITKRSATATGRVVTRPDVIALVRADDLPKADVLATARIAGISGAKKTSELIPLCHQIPLSSVKVDFDFTADSILITATAKTVGQTGVEMEALTAVTVAALTLHDMIKAVDAAATMTDIQLRDKTGGKHGHWTRPAASVPPVPSPVDGQPADGQPAEAQPTKRPRRAKPRLNTAAVVVASTAGAAGTRADTTGPVIAEWLVAAGYTVDAVTVVADADIAAELARVVKTAPSVILTTGGTGVSPTDRTPEATLALLDRELPGVAEAIRAHGQASTPMAALSRAVAGTARNTVIVNLPGSPGGVDDGLAVLADVLPHLVAQVSGGGPHV; encoded by the coding sequence GTGAGCGGCGCCCTCACGCACCTGGACTCCGACGGCCGCGCCCGCATGGTCGACGTCGGCAACAAAGAAATCACCAAGCGCAGCGCCACCGCGACCGGACGCGTCGTCACCCGGCCCGACGTCATCGCCCTCGTGCGCGCCGACGACCTGCCGAAGGCCGACGTACTCGCCACCGCGCGCATCGCCGGCATCTCGGGCGCCAAGAAGACCAGCGAGCTCATCCCGCTCTGCCACCAGATCCCGCTCTCGTCGGTCAAGGTCGACTTCGACTTCACCGCCGACTCGATCCTCATCACGGCGACCGCGAAGACCGTCGGGCAGACCGGAGTCGAGATGGAGGCGCTGACCGCCGTCACGGTCGCCGCCCTCACCCTGCACGACATGATCAAAGCGGTGGATGCCGCAGCGACCATGACCGACATCCAGCTGCGCGACAAGACGGGCGGCAAGCACGGACACTGGACGCGTCCCGCTGCCTCGGTCCCCCCGGTCCCCTCGCCTGTCGACGGGCAGCCCGCCGACGGGCAGCCCGCCGAGGCCCAGCCCACCAAACGCCCCCGCCGCGCCAAGCCCCGGCTCAACACCGCGGCCGTCGTCGTGGCGTCGACCGCCGGCGCCGCGGGAACCCGTGCCGACACGACCGGCCCGGTGATCGCCGAGTGGCTGGTCGCCGCCGGGTACACCGTGGACGCCGTGACCGTGGTGGCCGACGCCGACATCGCGGCCGAGCTGGCCCGCGTCGTGAAGACCGCGCCCTCCGTCATCCTGACCACCGGGGGAACCGGCGTCAGCCCCACCGACCGCACGCCGGAGGCCACGCTCGCCCTTCTCGACCGGGAGCTGCCGGGCGTCGCCGAGGCGATCCGCGCGCACGGCCAGGCGTCCACGCCGATGGCCGCGCTCAGCCGCGCCGTCGCCGGGACCGCGCGCAACACCGTGATCGTCAACCTGCCCGGTTCGCCCGGCGGGGTCGACGACGGGCTGGCCGTGCTCGCCGACGTGCTGCCGCACCTCGTGGCGCAGGTCTCGGGCGGGGGGCCGCATGTCTGA
- a CDS encoding molybdenum cofactor biosynthesis protein MoaE produces MSEKSSPVPELVEGPEILSHIADTPIDAAPLEDFVLTPANGALVTFRGIVRNHDHGEAVSALEYQAHPEAERFLAEACATVAAETGLRIAAVHRTGPLAIGDTALVAAAAAPHRAEAFAACERLVEIVKQTVPIWKRQHLATGTTEWVGL; encoded by the coding sequence ATGTCTGAGAAATCATCCCCGGTCCCTGAGCTTGTCGAAGGGCCCGAAATCCTCTCCCACATCGCCGACACCCCCATCGACGCCGCCCCGCTCGAGGACTTCGTCCTGACCCCGGCGAACGGGGCGCTCGTGACGTTCCGCGGGATCGTGCGCAACCACGACCACGGCGAGGCCGTCTCGGCGCTGGAGTACCAGGCGCACCCCGAAGCCGAGCGGTTCCTGGCCGAGGCCTGCGCGACCGTCGCCGCGGAAACCGGCCTGCGCATCGCCGCCGTGCACCGCACCGGTCCGCTCGCGATCGGGGACACCGCGCTCGTCGCCGCAGCCGCCGCCCCGCACCGCGCCGAGGCCTTCGCCGCGTGCGAGCGGCTCGTCGAGATCGTCAAGCAGACGGTTCCGATCTGGAAGCGCCAGCACCTCGCCACCGGCACGACGGAGTGGGTCGGGCTGTAG
- a CDS encoding MoaD/ThiS family protein → MAEVVVRYFAAAADAAGRLEETLPALETVGQLRGELVAKYGDAMARVLASGSFLVDGIVSRDDARTLGQRVDVLPPFAGG, encoded by the coding sequence GTGGCTGAGGTCGTCGTCCGCTACTTCGCCGCAGCGGCGGATGCCGCGGGCCGGCTCGAAGAGACACTGCCGGCACTCGAGACGGTCGGCCAGCTGCGCGGCGAGCTCGTCGCCAAGTACGGTGACGCGATGGCGCGGGTGCTGGCCTCCGGGTCGTTCCTCGTCGACGGGATCGTGAGCCGCGACGACGCGCGCACCCTCGGCCAGCGCGTGGACGTGCTGCCGCCCTTCGCCGGCGGCTGA
- the moaA gene encoding GTP 3',8-cyclase MoaA, protein MTRLGLGIPMIRRDPGTMPSMHGRPDVAGLVDKFGREARDLRVSITEKCSLRCTYCMPEAGLPAIARENLLTAVEIGRLVGIAVRDLGVRDIRFTGGEPLMRNDLVEIIARSAEVADGASISMTTNGIGLDKRVGDLVAAGLTRVNISLDTVDRDHFARLTRRDRLPSVFAGIEAAKRAGLTPLKINAVLMRDTLGGALDLLEWSVANGVRLRFIEQMPLDADEAWARDNMVDAAELLDILSSRFVLTQPHREDPSAPAEEWIVDGGPATVGIIASVTRSFCEACDRTRLTAEGTVRSCLFGDDETDLRALLRGDASDAVIADWWRAAMWGKQAGHGMDRADFVRPVRSMGAIGG, encoded by the coding sequence ATGACTCGCCTCGGACTCGGTATCCCGATGATCCGACGCGACCCCGGCACGATGCCGTCGATGCACGGGCGTCCGGATGTCGCGGGGCTGGTCGACAAGTTCGGCCGCGAGGCGCGCGACCTGCGGGTGTCCATCACCGAGAAGTGCTCGCTGCGTTGCACCTACTGCATGCCGGAGGCGGGCCTCCCCGCGATCGCCCGCGAGAACCTGCTCACCGCCGTCGAGATCGGCCGGCTGGTCGGCATCGCCGTGCGTGACCTCGGTGTCCGCGACATCCGCTTCACCGGCGGCGAGCCGCTTATGCGCAACGACCTCGTCGAGATCATCGCGCGCAGCGCCGAGGTCGCGGACGGCGCCTCGATCTCGATGACCACGAACGGCATCGGCCTCGACAAGCGCGTCGGCGATCTCGTCGCCGCCGGCCTCACCCGCGTCAACATCTCGCTCGACACCGTCGACCGCGACCATTTCGCCCGGCTCACCCGCCGCGACCGTCTCCCGTCGGTCTTCGCCGGCATCGAAGCCGCGAAGCGCGCGGGGCTCACCCCGCTCAAGATCAACGCCGTGCTGATGCGCGACACCCTCGGCGGCGCGCTCGACCTGCTCGAGTGGTCGGTCGCCAACGGCGTGCGCCTGCGCTTCATCGAGCAGATGCCGCTCGACGCCGACGAGGCCTGGGCGCGCGACAACATGGTCGACGCGGCCGAGCTGCTCGACATCCTGTCGTCGCGCTTCGTGCTCACCCAGCCGCACCGCGAGGACCCCTCGGCCCCCGCCGAAGAGTGGATCGTCGACGGCGGCCCGGCCACGGTCGGCATCATCGCCTCGGTGACCCGCTCGTTCTGCGAGGCCTGCGACCGCACCCGCCTCACCGCCGAGGGCACCGTGCGCTCCTGCCTCTTCGGCGACGACGAGACCGACCTGCGCGCTCTGCTCCGCGGGGACGCCTCCGACGCGGTCATCGCCGACTGGTGGCGCGCGGCGATGTGGGGCAAGCAGGCCGGACACGGCATGGACCGCGCCGACTTCGTGCGCCCCGTCCGCAGCATGGGCGCGATCGGTGGCTGA
- a CDS encoding sulfite oxidase-like oxidoreductase, with protein sequence MGIISRGFSGRSREHNPDLPPGQFLTTDFPVLSAGPTPRIDTDEWEFTISTEKGTTHHWTWAELMALPIEDIATDIHCVTRWSKFGTSWRGVSLDTLFKDVDTSYGYTMIHSYGGYTTNVPLADLMGGKAWIAFEFDGEPLHPEHGGPARLLVPHLYFWKSAKWVRGIEMHKSDDPGFWEQNGYNIYGDPWKEQRYW encoded by the coding sequence ATGGGCATCATCTCTCGCGGTTTTTCTGGGCGTTCTCGGGAGCACAACCCCGACCTACCTCCGGGGCAGTTTCTGACCACCGACTTCCCGGTGCTCTCCGCCGGTCCGACTCCCCGTATCGACACGGACGAGTGGGAGTTCACCATCTCCACGGAGAAGGGCACCACGCACCACTGGACCTGGGCCGAACTGATGGCGCTTCCCATCGAAGACATCGCCACCGACATCCACTGCGTCACCCGCTGGTCGAAGTTCGGCACCTCGTGGCGCGGCGTCTCGCTCGACACCCTGTTTAAGGACGTCGACACCAGCTACGGCTACACGATGATCCACTCCTACGGCGGCTACACGACCAACGTGCCGCTCGCCGACCTCATGGGCGGCAAGGCCTGGATCGCGTTCGAGTTCGACGGCGAACCGCTGCACCCCGAGCACGGCGGTCCCGCGCGCCTGCTCGTGCCGCACCTCTACTTCTGGAAGAGCGCCAAGTGGGTGCGCGGCATCGAGATGCACAAGAGCGACGACCCCGGATTCTGGGAGCAGAACGGCTACAACATCTACGGCGACCCGTGGAAAGAACAGCGTTACTGGTGA
- a CDS encoding ferredoxin reductase, whose product MSVDSVGTWKVGTVTAVRSETPTGRSIEIDVPGWGGNLAGQHLDVRLTAPDGYQAVRSYSIASADATDHLELAVDRLPDGEVSPYLVDDLLPGDQLEVRGPLGGWFVWRPEQTEPVQLIGGGSGIVPLVAIARAHAASGSTAPFRLLYSVRTPEDVFFKDELARLASPTFEITWVYTRAAPADWPTKPGRVSHDILAASVIPAGDNPSVFVCGPTGFVESVADLLVALGHPAASVKTERFGGA is encoded by the coding sequence GTGAGCGTTGACTCTGTCGGCACCTGGAAGGTCGGCACCGTCACGGCCGTGCGCTCGGAGACGCCCACGGGACGCAGCATCGAGATCGACGTTCCCGGGTGGGGTGGCAACCTCGCCGGCCAGCACCTCGACGTGCGGTTGACCGCGCCCGACGGGTACCAGGCGGTGCGGTCGTACTCGATCGCCTCCGCCGACGCGACCGACCACCTCGAACTCGCGGTCGACCGGCTGCCCGACGGCGAGGTGTCCCCGTACCTGGTCGACGACCTACTGCCCGGCGACCAGCTCGAGGTGCGCGGCCCGCTCGGCGGCTGGTTCGTCTGGCGGCCCGAGCAGACCGAACCGGTGCAGCTCATCGGCGGTGGCTCCGGCATCGTGCCGCTGGTCGCGATCGCGCGCGCCCACGCGGCGAGCGGCAGTACCGCGCCGTTCCGGCTGCTCTACTCGGTGCGCACGCCCGAGGACGTGTTCTTCAAAGACGAGCTCGCGCGCCTCGCCTCCCCCACCTTCGAGATCACCTGGGTGTACACCCGGGCGGCGCCGGCCGACTGGCCGACGAAACCGGGTCGCGTGAGCCACGACATCCTCGCGGCCTCGGTCATCCCTGCGGGCGACAACCCCTCCGTGTTCGTGTGCGGTCCGACCGGATTCGTCGAGAGCGTCGCCGACTTGCTCGTCGCGCTCGGCCACCCCGCGGCATCCGTCAAAACAGAACGTTTCGGCGGGGCCTGA